One genomic window of Xanthobacter dioxanivorans includes the following:
- a CDS encoding AMP-binding protein yields the protein MALDQNDIWQPTVDHVARAQVTALSRRLGVSDADQLYDLSLAEPERYWREVNAFCGIRWSRDYERYCDLERGAPFPSWFVDGELNWVDTILDNADAADRIAIVAEREDGSTRSITYRALAVEVRSLAAGLLRIGLKRGDRIGLLMENGIEASVSLLAIAYMGAIVVPLFSGFGTDAIVARLEPCGARALIATSGFPRRGRFVSTAGTIAAARKELPALDLVVVKRAPDDPQAADACGGTHDWHDILAPAEPAPPSERMSPNDPFMVIFTSGTTGKPKGAVHVHGGFPIKIAHDAAVHFDVAPGDVFCWPADMGWIAGSLILGSALLRGATLVCYDGAPDFPDWSRMGRLVERHRITHFGSAPTLIRGLAANADISTAPDLSSLRLLITAGESIAPEHFVWFERHFGRGECPLINYTGGTEVSGGLLSSVVTRPIIPAGFNTRSPGVAVDVLDPAGRPLTGEIGELAILAPFVGMTASFWQDDERYLESYWGTLPGVWIHGDLALRTEGGHFFLLGRSDDTIKVAGKRVGPAEVEEILVEIDGVLEAAVIGASDPVKGQAIIVFLTCDGASENIRSLAAARIQERLGRPFAPRAVFIVPQLPKTRSSKIMRRVVRSVYSGGPTGDLSSLVNPEAIEDIERIIRQE from the coding sequence ATGGCGCTCGACCAAAACGATATCTGGCAGCCGACCGTGGATCATGTGGCGCGCGCGCAGGTCACCGCGCTGTCGCGGCGGCTTGGCGTGTCGGACGCCGACCAGCTCTACGACCTGTCGCTCGCAGAGCCCGAACGGTACTGGCGCGAGGTCAACGCCTTCTGCGGCATCCGCTGGAGCCGGGACTATGAGCGCTATTGCGACCTGGAGCGGGGCGCCCCGTTCCCGTCCTGGTTCGTGGACGGCGAGCTCAACTGGGTCGACACGATCCTCGACAACGCGGATGCCGCCGACCGCATCGCGATCGTGGCCGAGCGCGAGGATGGCTCGACCCGCAGCATCACCTATCGTGCGCTCGCCGTCGAGGTCCGCAGCCTCGCCGCCGGCCTGCTCCGCATCGGCCTGAAGCGCGGCGACCGCATCGGCCTGCTGATGGAGAACGGCATCGAGGCCTCGGTCTCGCTCCTCGCCATCGCCTATATGGGCGCCATCGTGGTGCCGCTGTTCAGCGGCTTCGGGACGGACGCCATCGTGGCGCGGCTCGAGCCATGCGGCGCGCGGGCGCTCATCGCCACCTCCGGCTTCCCGCGGCGCGGGCGTTTCGTGTCCACCGCCGGGACCATCGCGGCGGCGCGGAAGGAGCTGCCGGCACTCGACCTCGTTGTCGTCAAGCGCGCCCCGGACGATCCGCAGGCGGCGGATGCGTGCGGCGGCACGCACGACTGGCACGACATCCTCGCTCCCGCAGAGCCCGCACCACCATCGGAGCGGATGTCGCCGAACGATCCCTTCATGGTGATCTTTACTTCAGGCACCACCGGCAAGCCCAAGGGCGCCGTGCACGTTCACGGCGGCTTTCCCATCAAGATCGCCCACGACGCGGCGGTCCATTTCGACGTGGCGCCGGGCGACGTGTTCTGCTGGCCGGCGGACATGGGCTGGATCGCCGGCTCGCTGATCCTTGGCTCGGCGCTTCTGCGCGGGGCGACGCTGGTGTGTTACGACGGCGCACCCGACTTCCCGGACTGGTCGCGGATGGGGCGCCTGGTCGAGCGCCACCGCATCACGCATTTCGGCTCGGCTCCCACGCTGATCCGCGGCCTCGCCGCGAACGCGGACATCAGCACCGCCCCGGACCTGTCGTCGCTGCGCCTGCTGATCACCGCCGGCGAGAGCATCGCGCCCGAGCATTTCGTCTGGTTCGAACGCCATTTCGGCCGCGGCGAGTGCCCTCTGATCAACTATACCGGCGGCACCGAGGTTTCCGGCGGCCTGCTCTCCAGCGTCGTGACGCGGCCGATCATTCCCGCCGGCTTCAACACCCGCTCGCCCGGGGTCGCGGTGGACGTGCTTGATCCGGCGGGGCGGCCGCTCACCGGCGAGATCGGGGAGCTCGCCATCCTCGCGCCCTTCGTGGGCATGACGGCGAGCTTCTGGCAGGACGACGAGCGCTATCTGGAGAGCTACTGGGGCACGCTGCCCGGCGTGTGGATCCATGGCGACCTCGCCTTGCGCACCGAGGGCGGGCACTTTTTCCTGCTCGGCCGCTCGGACGACACCATCAAGGTCGCCGGCAAGCGCGTCGGCCCGGCCGAGGTCGAGGAGATCCTGGTGGAGATCGACGGCGTGTTGGAAGCCGCGGTCATCGGCGCCAGCGACCCGGTGAAGGGCCAGGCGATCATCGTCTTTCTCACCTGCGACGGAGCATCCGAAAACATCCGCTCCCTTGCGGCGGCGCGGATCCAGGAGCGCCTGGGCCGCCCCTTCGCGCCCCGCGCGGTCTTCATCGTGCCGCAGCTGCCCAAGACGCGCAGCTCCAAGATCATGCGCCGCGTCGTCCGCTCGGTCTATTCCGGCGGGCCGACGGGCGACCTGTCCTCTCTCGTCAATCCGGAGGCCATCGAGGATATCGAGCGGATCATCCGCCAGGAGTGA
- a CDS encoding branched-chain amino acid ABC transporter permease — protein MQTAIQLILTSLQIGAVYILFSLGLTLVFGVMRIVNFAHGQLFAVSALVVATTVPWLAGWGLPILPAYLFAVVAGVGVAVALGLLMYVGGFRFFQRDLVGSFILSIGLVLVLDGVLLKVFGGAVRPVPEILPGTVSVLGATITNQRLALCVAAMVITGLLYLALTRTKLGKALRAVSIDHEAAMLQGVPYNAMALAGFIIAAGLAALAGALIAPVTIVSPVIGADYLVKGFIAVIVGGLGSVPGAIVGGLFVAAIETFGSFYFDPSSATIAIFLLVIAVLLVRPKGLLGHG, from the coding sequence ATGCAAACCGCGATACAGCTGATCCTGACGAGCCTGCAGATTGGCGCCGTCTACATCCTGTTCTCGCTCGGCCTGACACTGGTCTTCGGTGTCATGCGGATCGTGAACTTCGCGCACGGCCAGCTCTTCGCCGTCTCGGCGCTGGTGGTGGCGACGACGGTGCCCTGGCTGGCGGGCTGGGGGCTTCCCATCCTGCCCGCCTACCTCTTCGCGGTGGTGGCGGGCGTCGGCGTCGCGGTGGCGCTCGGCCTGCTGATGTACGTCGGTGGCTTCCGCTTCTTCCAGCGCGACCTCGTCGGATCCTTCATCCTCTCGATCGGCCTCGTGCTCGTGCTCGACGGCGTCCTGCTCAAGGTCTTCGGCGGGGCGGTACGCCCGGTGCCGGAGATCCTGCCGGGCACCGTCTCGGTGCTGGGGGCAACGATCACCAACCAGCGGCTCGCCCTCTGCGTCGCCGCGATGGTCATCACCGGCCTCCTCTATCTGGCGCTTACGCGGACCAAGCTCGGCAAGGCCCTGCGCGCGGTCTCGATCGACCACGAGGCGGCGATGCTCCAGGGCGTGCCGTACAATGCCATGGCGCTTGCCGGCTTCATCATCGCCGCCGGGCTCGCGGCTCTCGCCGGGGCGCTGATCGCGCCGGTCACCATCGTCTCGCCGGTCATCGGGGCGGACTACCTGGTCAAGGGCTTCATCGCCGTCATCGTCGGCGGCCTCGGCAGCGTGCCCGGCGCCATCGTCGGCGGGCTGTTCGTCGCGGCGATCGAAACCTTCGGCAGCTTCTACTTCGACCCCAGCTCGGCGACCATCGCCATCTTCCTCCTCGTCATTGCCGTGCTGCTGGTGCGGCCGAAGGGGCTCCTCGGCCATGGATGA
- a CDS encoding FAD-dependent oxidoreductase codes for MAPAAYDRLLSPFPLGHVTLRNRIAMMPHAVMFGAGYGSAIERTIAYHLERAKGGAGLIVMSNFLMPASWRRLASWGGALETSPLGGLDLANDRSLLPHYRRMIEAIKAEGASFVSQLNISGRQLRSPGTIPYGLPLVSPSPLACPRTAEIPREMTEDDIAEYIATMVEAALNLKEAGADGVELFAAQGYLLHEFLSPATNRRTDRYGGSLENRMRFLLDSLRAVRAAAGPDFLVGARINGRDDVPGGLALVDAVEIATRLKAEGISYLNVSGLTSLHYPAWIADITAPGAQFAPEAGAIREAVCGLPVCVSSRIATPEEAEAVLAAGQADFIGMARALISDPELPLKAARGDRAAIRVCTYSNQSCIVGLDRGRGVGCIHNPAVGREAQLGLGRMRPAGRAKRVAVVGGGPAGLAAARVAAERGHRVTLFEGSDRLGGQNLMTSAVGSRRGFAEIHRWQIEMVERLDIDIRLSTKADRARLDDSGFEAIVLATGSTPRRDGYTSLRPGAAGIDGADLPHVWTAWDAFLSPARFAGPVIVIEDDPHLAGTAAAERLAERGHAVTIVTPHMHAGADLPVHHAPALYRRLAALGVGVVPATFVTAIEPGGLVCEARYGGARHRISHDGPVILAMGNTANDALARAFAGSGIEIHVVGDALAPRQVDIAILDGERAGWTL; via the coding sequence ATGGCGCCCGCCGCCTACGACAGGCTTCTGAGCCCGTTCCCGCTGGGCCACGTCACGCTGCGCAACCGCATCGCGATGATGCCGCACGCGGTGATGTTCGGCGCCGGCTACGGCTCTGCCATCGAGCGAACGATCGCCTATCACCTGGAGCGGGCAAAGGGTGGGGCGGGCCTCATCGTGATGTCCAACTTCCTGATGCCGGCCTCCTGGCGCCGCCTCGCCTCCTGGGGCGGCGCGCTGGAGACCTCGCCGCTCGGCGGGCTTGACCTCGCCAATGATCGCAGCCTCCTCCCGCACTACCGGCGCATGATTGAGGCGATCAAGGCGGAAGGGGCCTCTTTCGTCTCCCAGCTCAACATCAGCGGCCGCCAGCTGCGTTCCCCCGGCACGATCCCGTACGGGCTCCCGCTCGTCTCCCCTTCCCCTCTGGCCTGCCCGCGCACGGCGGAGATCCCGAGGGAGATGACCGAGGACGACATCGCCGAATACATCGCCACCATGGTCGAGGCGGCGCTGAACCTGAAGGAGGCCGGCGCCGACGGGGTCGAGCTGTTCGCGGCGCAGGGCTATCTGCTGCACGAATTCCTCTCGCCCGCGACCAACAGGCGGACGGACCGCTACGGCGGCTCGCTCGAAAATCGCATGCGCTTCCTGCTGGACTCCCTGCGCGCAGTCCGTGCCGCGGCGGGCCCGGATTTCCTCGTCGGCGCACGGATTAACGGCCGGGACGACGTACCGGGCGGGCTCGCACTCGTCGATGCGGTGGAGATCGCGACACGGCTGAAGGCGGAAGGCATCAGCTATCTCAATGTCAGCGGTCTCACCTCGCTGCATTATCCGGCCTGGATTGCCGACATCACCGCGCCAGGGGCGCAATTCGCCCCCGAGGCCGGCGCGATCCGGGAGGCGGTCTGCGGCCTTCCGGTCTGTGTCAGCTCCCGCATCGCCACGCCGGAGGAGGCGGAGGCGGTGCTCGCCGCCGGGCAGGCGGACTTCATCGGCATGGCGCGGGCGCTGATTTCCGACCCCGAGCTGCCGCTCAAGGCGGCGCGCGGGGACCGCGCGGCCATCCGCGTCTGCACCTATTCGAACCAGTCCTGCATCGTGGGGCTCGATCGGGGGCGCGGCGTCGGCTGCATCCACAATCCCGCCGTCGGGCGCGAGGCCCAGCTCGGCCTCGGCCGCATGCGCCCCGCCGGGCGGGCGAAGCGGGTGGCGGTGGTGGGGGGCGGCCCGGCCGGCCTCGCTGCGGCACGCGTCGCCGCCGAGCGCGGGCATCGGGTCACGCTCTTCGAGGGCAGCGACCGGCTCGGTGGCCAGAACCTGATGACGAGCGCGGTCGGCTCGCGCCGGGGATTTGCCGAGATCCACCGCTGGCAGATCGAGATGGTGGAGCGGCTGGACATCGACATCCGCCTTTCCACCAAGGCCGATCGCGCACGCCTCGACGACTCGGGATTCGAGGCGATCGTCCTCGCCACCGGCTCCACGCCGCGGCGGGACGGCTACACCTCGCTCAGGCCCGGCGCGGCCGGCATCGACGGCGCGGATCTGCCCCATGTGTGGACGGCGTGGGATGCGTTCCTGTCGCCCGCGCGTTTCGCGGGACCAGTGATCGTGATCGAGGACGATCCGCACCTCGCCGGCACGGCCGCGGCGGAAAGGCTCGCGGAGCGCGGGCATGCTGTCACGATCGTCACCCCGCACATGCATGCCGGCGCCGACCTGCCGGTCCATCATGCGCCGGCGCTGTACCGGCGCCTCGCGGCGTTGGGCGTCGGCGTTGTCCCGGCGACCTTCGTCACCGCGATCGAGCCGGGCGGCCTCGTCTGCGAGGCGAGATATGGCGGAGCCCGGCACCGGATCAGCCATGACGGCCCGGTGATCCTGGCGATGGGCAACACCGCGAACGATGCGCTGGCGCGCGCGTTCGCCGGCAGCGGCATCGAGATCCACGTGGTGGGCGATGCGTTGGCGCCCCGGCAGGTGGACATCGCCATCCTTGATGGCGAGCGCGCCGGCTGGACACTCTGA
- a CDS encoding SDR family oxidoreductase, which produces MDLKLRGKKVLITGASQGIGKGLAEVFAEEGCDLHLVARSGEKLATLAGRLRGAHGVNVVVQQQDIAAPGAADAITAAAGSVDVLVNNAGAIPGGDLWEVDAARWRAGWEVKVLGYIDLCRAFYPAMRKAGAGVILNNIGNGGENFDFRYIAGSTGNAALMAFTRALGGRSLDDGIRVLGVNPGPVATDRIENIMKKRAREQWNDESRFTELLAAYPLGRAAHVREVADLFAFLASPRSAYTSGTIITIDGGLTSRRSI; this is translated from the coding sequence ATGGATCTTAAGCTGCGTGGCAAGAAAGTGCTGATCACCGGGGCGTCCCAGGGCATCGGCAAAGGCTTGGCGGAGGTCTTCGCCGAGGAAGGCTGCGACCTCCACCTTGTCGCCCGCTCCGGCGAGAAGCTGGCGACGCTGGCCGGGCGCCTGCGCGGGGCGCACGGCGTCAACGTGGTCGTGCAGCAGCAGGACATCGCGGCCCCGGGTGCCGCCGACGCGATCACCGCGGCCGCCGGCAGCGTGGACGTGCTGGTCAACAATGCCGGCGCGATTCCGGGCGGCGACCTCTGGGAGGTGGATGCTGCGCGCTGGCGCGCGGGATGGGAGGTGAAGGTCCTCGGCTACATCGACCTGTGCCGCGCCTTCTATCCAGCGATGAGGAAGGCTGGCGCCGGCGTGATCCTCAACAACATCGGCAATGGCGGCGAGAACTTCGACTTCCGCTACATCGCCGGCTCAACCGGCAACGCCGCGCTCATGGCCTTCACGCGGGCGCTCGGCGGACGCAGCCTCGATGACGGCATCCGGGTCCTGGGCGTCAATCCCGGACCGGTGGCCACCGACCGGATCGAGAACATCATGAAGAAGCGAGCCCGCGAGCAGTGGAACGACGAAAGCCGCTTCACCGAGCTGCTCGCGGCCTACCCGCTGGGCCGCGCCGCGCATGTGCGCGAGGTCGCGGACCTCTTCGCTTTCCTCGCGTCGCCGCGTTCGGCCTACACGTCCGGCACCATCATCACCATCGACGGCGGCCTCACCTCCCGCCGCTCCATCTGA
- a CDS encoding SDR family NAD(P)-dependent oxidoreductase → MARLDGKVAFLTGAAGGIGRQTCARYIAEGARIAAVDIGAEAVGDAIRDAAAGERGLALACDITDPDAVKVAIARTVAQFGRIDILCNIAGGSSAADARVTQAPDEEFWRVIRLDLYGTFLCCKHAIPEMVRAGGGSVINLSSMVALMALPERDCYTAAKGGVAAMTRSMAVEYAPDKIRVNAIAPGLVLTPRVEELMAGREELRRLAGQHLLGPCRPNDIAEMAVYLGSDESRVVTGQVLSVDSGVTIS, encoded by the coding sequence ATGGCAAGGCTTGATGGCAAGGTCGCGTTCCTCACCGGCGCCGCCGGCGGCATCGGCCGGCAGACCTGCGCCCGCTACATCGCGGAAGGGGCGCGCATCGCGGCGGTCGACATCGGCGCCGAGGCCGTGGGCGATGCCATCAGGGACGCGGCGGCCGGCGAGCGCGGTCTCGCCCTTGCCTGCGACATCACCGACCCGGATGCGGTGAAGGTCGCCATCGCGCGCACCGTGGCGCAGTTCGGCCGGATCGACATCCTGTGCAACATCGCCGGCGGATCGAGCGCGGCGGACGCGCGGGTGACGCAGGCGCCCGACGAGGAGTTCTGGCGCGTCATCCGCCTCGACCTCTACGGCACCTTCCTGTGCTGCAAGCACGCCATTCCCGAGATGGTGCGGGCCGGCGGCGGCTCTGTGATCAACCTGTCTTCCATGGTGGCGCTGATGGCCCTGCCGGAACGCGACTGCTACACCGCGGCGAAGGGCGGGGTTGCGGCGATGACGCGCTCCATGGCCGTCGAGTATGCCCCCGACAAGATCCGTGTGAACGCCATCGCCCCCGGCCTCGTGCTGACGCCCCGCGTGGAGGAGCTGATGGCCGGGCGCGAGGAATTGCGGCGGCTCGCCGGCCAGCACCTGCTCGGTCCGTGCCGGCCCAACGACATCGCCGAGATGGCCGTCTATCTCGGCAGCGACGAATCCCGCGTGGTCACCGGTCAGGTCCTGTCCGTGGACAGCGGCGTGACCATTTCCTGA
- a CDS encoding enoyl-CoA hydratase/isomerase family protein, translating to MVDRDRETLAVLLCASGKTFSAGGSFEMVDNLTRSFDERANMWREARDLIFNIINCSKPIVSAVQGAAVGAGLAAALVCDIPIVAKTAKLVDGHVRLGVAAGDHAAIIWPLLCGMAKAKYHLLLNEPVTGEMAEQLGLVALAVDESELQDKALDVATRLADGAPAAIQWTKYTLNNWLRMMGPTFDASLALEMLGFSGPDPQEGLASFRERRPPAFPRKAPF from the coding sequence GTGGTGGACCGCGACCGGGAGACCCTCGCCGTGTTGCTGTGCGCCAGCGGCAAGACCTTTTCTGCGGGCGGCTCGTTCGAGATGGTCGACAACCTCACACGCAGCTTCGATGAGCGCGCCAACATGTGGCGCGAGGCGCGCGACCTCATCTTCAACATCATCAACTGCTCGAAGCCCATCGTCTCGGCGGTGCAGGGCGCCGCCGTCGGCGCCGGCCTTGCCGCGGCGCTGGTGTGCGACATCCCCATCGTCGCGAAGACCGCCAAGCTCGTGGACGGCCACGTGCGCCTTGGCGTCGCCGCGGGCGATCATGCTGCGATCATCTGGCCCCTGCTCTGCGGCATGGCGAAGGCGAAGTACCACCTGCTGCTCAACGAGCCGGTCACCGGCGAGATGGCCGAGCAGCTCGGCCTGGTGGCGCTGGCCGTCGACGAAAGCGAGCTGCAGGACAAGGCCCTCGACGTCGCCACCCGCCTCGCGGATGGAGCGCCGGCGGCGATCCAGTGGACGAAATATACGCTCAACAACTGGCTCAGGATGATGGGCCCGACCTTCGATGCCTCGCTGGCGCTGGAAATGCTCGGCTTCTCGGGTCCCGACCCGCAGGAGGGGCTCGCCTCCTTCCGCGAACGGCGCCCGCCTGCCTTCCCGCGCAAGGCGCCGTTCTGA
- a CDS encoding ABC transporter ATP-binding protein, translated as MTIEPVNTEPVPLAVAGLSASYGVVPALRDVSITLHSGEIVTLIGANGAGKSTLIKAICGLVRPSAGNVRLFGEDVTGLSPDRLVRKGLSVVPEGRRLFSEMTMRENLELGAFARSDRAAVGRDFERVIDLFPELRERLATPAGAFSGGQQQMIAVARALMSAPRVLLLDEPTIGLAPAVVDRIADIITRIARTGVNVLLVEQNAETALSVADRAYILEAGAITAEDRAITLAESPEVQRAYLGI; from the coding sequence ATGACCATTGAACCGGTGAACACGGAACCTGTGCCGCTGGCGGTTGCCGGCCTGTCGGCGAGCTATGGCGTGGTGCCGGCGCTGCGCGATGTCTCCATCACGCTACACTCCGGCGAGATCGTCACGCTGATCGGCGCCAACGGGGCGGGCAAGTCCACGCTGATCAAGGCGATCTGCGGCCTGGTCCGCCCCAGCGCCGGCAACGTCCGCCTGTTCGGCGAGGACGTGACGGGCCTGTCCCCCGACCGCCTGGTGAGGAAGGGACTGTCCGTGGTGCCGGAGGGCCGGCGCCTCTTTTCCGAGATGACGATGCGCGAAAACCTCGAGCTCGGTGCATTCGCCCGGAGCGACCGGGCGGCGGTCGGGCGCGACTTCGAACGGGTGATCGACCTGTTCCCCGAACTGCGCGAGCGCCTTGCCACCCCGGCCGGAGCCTTCAGCGGGGGCCAGCAGCAGATGATCGCAGTGGCCCGGGCCTTGATGAGCGCCCCGCGTGTGCTCCTCCTCGACGAGCCCACCATCGGACTGGCTCCCGCCGTCGTCGACCGGATCGCGGACATCATCACCAGGATCGCGCGGACCGGCGTGAACGTCCTCCTGGTCGAGCAGAACGCCGAAACGGCGCTCTCAGTCGCCGACCGCGCCTACATCCTCGAAGCAGGCGCGATCACCGCCGAGGATCGCGCGATCACCCTCGCCGAGAGTCCGGAAGTTCAACGGGCCTATCTGGGAATCTGA
- a CDS encoding branched-chain amino acid ABC transporter permease → MDDLKLPCWAAGIALALAVTLFIRDPYIASVLNLIAIAALTAVSLRFVMLMGELNFATAAFVGIGAYTTGAVVTILDWPFAIALVAGGLVAGLVSIVFGYVTLRTKGPYFLLIGFAFTEAVRILYSKSTTLGGTSGMIGIFPPVALDGWMPTVIVAVSAALIFALYALERSDFGKILTAIRDNENVARTVGLNILLVKIACFAAASAAAGVAGSLHAFANNVISPGDFSFLVAAFALAYVKVGGEDNIVGPLFGSVLLVVLGSYALGLGGDEHIFYGAAITLAVLLLPRGITGLVTGRRARAAGKEH, encoded by the coding sequence ATGGATGACCTGAAGCTGCCTTGCTGGGCCGCCGGCATCGCCCTCGCGCTTGCCGTCACGCTCTTCATCCGCGATCCCTACATCGCGAGCGTCCTGAACCTCATCGCCATCGCCGCGCTGACGGCGGTCAGCCTGCGCTTCGTGATGCTGATGGGCGAGCTCAACTTCGCCACCGCCGCCTTCGTGGGGATCGGCGCCTACACCACCGGCGCCGTGGTCACGATCCTCGACTGGCCCTTCGCCATCGCGCTGGTCGCCGGCGGCCTCGTCGCGGGTCTCGTCTCGATCGTCTTCGGCTACGTCACGCTCAGGACCAAAGGGCCATATTTCCTGCTGATCGGCTTCGCCTTCACCGAGGCGGTGCGCATCCTCTATTCGAAGAGCACGACGCTCGGCGGCACGTCCGGCATGATCGGCATCTTCCCGCCGGTCGCCCTCGACGGCTGGATGCCGACCGTCATCGTCGCCGTCTCCGCCGCGCTGATCTTCGCGCTGTACGCCCTGGAGCGGTCCGATTTCGGCAAGATCCTGACCGCCATCCGCGACAACGAGAACGTGGCACGCACGGTGGGCCTCAACATCCTGCTGGTGAAGATCGCCTGCTTCGCGGCCGCTTCCGCCGCAGCCGGCGTGGCGGGAAGCCTCCATGCCTTCGCCAACAACGTGATCAGCCCCGGCGACTTCAGCTTCCTCGTGGCCGCCTTCGCTCTCGCCTATGTGAAGGTCGGCGGGGAAGACAACATCGTGGGCCCGCTGTTCGGCTCGGTTCTCCTGGTTGTCCTCGGCAGCTACGCGCTCGGCCTCGGCGGCGATGAGCACATCTTCTACGGCGCCGCGATCACACTGGCCGTCCTGCTGCTGCCCCGCGGCATCACCGGGCTCGTGACCGGCCGGCGCGCCCGGGCCGCGGGAAAGGAGCACTGA
- a CDS encoding ABC transporter ATP-binding protein, whose protein sequence is MHAAEQPLLTTRGLTRRFGGLVAVSNLDLEIRPREILGLIGPNGAGKSTTFNLISGFYKPSAGELFVLGEDCTGKSALTISRLGLVRTFQHGSFMRSMSVADNILLGTIHPVKGTAARRARVAETAAMLGLTPFLHDEAGSLPHGLQRLVSIGIAFAARPRLLCLDEPLTGLNQTEVANTLTVLQRIRDEFGCSVLLVEHNMKAVMRVCDRIVVLHHGQHLATGTPAEIRADKRVIDAYLGHRHDH, encoded by the coding sequence ATGCACGCCGCGGAACAACCGCTGCTGACCACCCGCGGACTGACCCGCCGCTTCGGCGGCCTCGTCGCCGTGTCCAATCTCGACCTCGAGATCCGGCCACGGGAGATCCTGGGCCTGATCGGCCCCAACGGCGCCGGCAAGAGCACCACGTTCAACCTGATCAGCGGCTTCTACAAGCCGTCGGCCGGGGAACTCTTCGTCCTCGGCGAGGACTGCACCGGCAAGTCCGCGCTGACCATCAGCCGGCTCGGCCTGGTGCGCACCTTCCAGCATGGCAGTTTCATGCGCAGCATGAGCGTCGCCGACAATATCCTTCTCGGCACGATCCACCCGGTGAAAGGCACCGCCGCCCGGCGCGCGCGCGTGGCGGAAACGGCGGCGATGCTCGGGCTCACCCCCTTTCTCCACGACGAGGCGGGAAGCCTGCCCCACGGGCTGCAGCGCCTCGTCTCCATCGGCATCGCCTTCGCTGCTCGCCCGCGCCTCCTCTGTCTCGACGAACCGCTGACGGGCCTCAACCAGACCGAGGTCGCAAACACATTGACGGTGCTGCAGCGCATCCGCGACGAGTTCGGCTGCTCGGTGCTGCTGGTCGAGCACAACATGAAGGCGGTGATGCGCGTCTGCGACCGCATCGTGGTGCTGCACCACGGCCAGCATCTGGCGACCGGGACCCCGGCCGAGATCCGGGCCGACAAGCGGGTGATCGACGCCTATCTGGGGCATCGCCATGACCATTGA
- a CDS encoding NAD(P)-dependent oxidoreductase: MIRSVAVIGVGAMGAPMAMNIRKAGFDLTVCDRSEAARAPFAALGVRCVTRAADCAGCDAVIVLVATPEQARAVVLGEGGLREGLDGRTPMLVVMGTLAPETMRALAQELEPTGVPVVDAPVSGGAVKARDGSLAIIMGGREEDCAALRPLMAAMGSAIFHCGPLGAGQATKIVNNLVGITTLMVAAEAYRIAGANGIRLPDAIPVFEAGTGRNFFTSQAKDAPEAYGTWTATRADFDSLQAILRKDIDLALTIGEASGPLPFTRALRVVLDGVDDETFQTWRAVASAPRQS, from the coding sequence ATGATCCGATCCGTCGCCGTCATCGGTGTCGGCGCCATGGGCGCGCCGATGGCCATGAACATCCGCAAAGCCGGCTTCGACCTCACCGTCTGCGACCGCAGCGAGGCCGCCCGTGCCCCGTTTGCCGCGCTGGGTGTGCGCTGCGTCACCCGCGCCGCGGACTGCGCCGGCTGCGATGCCGTCATCGTGCTGGTGGCAACACCCGAGCAGGCCCGCGCGGTGGTCCTCGGCGAAGGCGGGCTGCGCGAGGGGCTCGACGGCCGCACGCCGATGCTGGTCGTCATGGGCACGCTCGCGCCGGAGACCATGCGCGCGCTGGCGCAGGAGCTGGAGCCCACCGGTGTGCCCGTGGTCGATGCCCCCGTCAGCGGCGGCGCGGTGAAGGCGCGCGACGGCTCCCTCGCCATCATCATGGGCGGGCGCGAGGAGGATTGCGCGGCGCTGCGGCCGCTGATGGCAGCCATGGGCAGCGCGATCTTCCACTGCGGTCCTCTCGGCGCCGGGCAGGCCACCAAGATCGTCAACAACCTCGTCGGCATCACCACGCTCATGGTGGCGGCGGAGGCCTACCGCATCGCCGGCGCCAACGGCATCCGCCTTCCCGACGCCATCCCCGTGTTCGAAGCCGGCACCGGGCGCAATTTTTTCACGTCGCAGGCAAAGGACGCGCCGGAGGCCTATGGCACCTGGACCGCCACGCGCGCCGACTTCGACTCACTGCAGGCGATCCTGCGCAAGGACATCGACCTGGCCCTCACCATCGGGGAGGCCTCCGGCCCCCTGCCCTTCACCCGGGCCCTGCGCGTCGTGCTCGACGGCGTCGACGACGAGACCTTCCAAACCTGGCGCGCGGTCGCCTCGGCTCCCCGGCAATCCTGA